The following are encoded in a window of Roseimaritima ulvae genomic DNA:
- a CDS encoding ATPase domain-containing protein, with product MSSPDPERVSTGIAALDDVLHGGLAADRLYLIEGRPGTGKTTLGLQFLLAGAAVGQKGLYVTLSETKTELQGVARSHGWSLDEIDIYELVDTDMNEDSRLQYTMFEPVEIELGTTVDGVLERVKQLNPQRVVFDSLSEMRLLSQSSLRYRRQILSLKQFFVGRGCTVLMLDDYSGPDDQHLESIAHGVIRLEHLLSDYGGERRRLRIIKHRGSNFVGGVHDMRIVAGGLEVYPPESASTFDSSPSTQVVESGNTAFDRLLGGGLAAGTSALLLGPAGVGKSSMTMQFAITAADRGERTVMFQFEESAHSLFARAEGLGFDLQRHVDSGLIQIINLHPGEITPSEFAGMVRKAVAPDQHGRPARIVSIDSINGYLNSMPHERFLIIQLHELLQYLGKHGVLTLVVVAQHGMLGQTMGTPVDTSYLADSVILFRYFEAGGAIRQAISVVKKRMGQHERTIREFKLSSQGIEIGTPLSEFSGVLTGVPKFIGDHDSLINPERESS from the coding sequence ATGTCTTCGCCTGACCCTGAAAGAGTAAGTACCGGTATCGCAGCGTTGGACGACGTCCTGCACGGCGGACTCGCTGCCGACCGGTTGTATCTAATTGAGGGGCGCCCCGGCACGGGCAAGACAACACTTGGCTTGCAGTTCCTGCTCGCCGGAGCCGCGGTGGGGCAAAAGGGGCTGTATGTGACGCTGTCGGAAACCAAAACGGAACTCCAAGGCGTGGCTCGGTCCCATGGCTGGTCGCTCGACGAAATCGATATCTACGAATTAGTCGACACAGACATGAACGAAGACTCCCGGCTGCAGTACACCATGTTTGAGCCGGTGGAGATCGAGTTGGGAACCACCGTGGATGGCGTGCTGGAACGCGTCAAGCAGCTGAACCCCCAACGAGTCGTGTTTGACTCGTTGTCTGAAATGCGTTTGTTGTCGCAGAGCTCGCTTCGTTATCGCCGCCAGATTTTGTCATTAAAACAATTTTTTGTCGGCCGCGGCTGCACGGTATTGATGCTTGATGACTATTCAGGCCCCGACGATCAACATCTGGAAAGCATCGCGCACGGCGTGATCCGTTTGGAACATCTGCTGTCGGATTATGGCGGCGAGCGACGACGACTACGCATCATCAAACACCGCGGCAGCAACTTTGTCGGCGGTGTGCACGACATGCGGATCGTCGCCGGTGGTTTGGAGGTCTACCCTCCTGAGTCGGCATCAACTTTCGATAGTTCCCCCTCGACTCAGGTGGTGGAAAGCGGCAATACAGCATTTGACCGTCTGTTGGGCGGAGGTCTGGCGGCGGGGACCAGCGCTCTGCTGCTGGGACCGGCAGGCGTAGGCAAATCATCCATGACGATGCAGTTTGCGATCACCGCGGCGGATCGCGGCGAAAGAACGGTGATGTTTCAGTTCGAGGAAAGTGCGCACTCGCTGTTTGCACGAGCCGAAGGCTTGGGCTTCGATCTGCAGCGTCATGTCGATTCCGGACTCATCCAGATCATCAACCTCCATCCCGGTGAGATTACTCCCAGCGAATTTGCCGGCATGGTGCGAAAGGCTGTAGCGCCGGATCAGCATGGCAGGCCGGCCCGAATCGTTTCCATCGATAGCATCAATGGCTACCTGAATTCCATGCCTCATGAAAGATTTCTGATCATTCAACTGCATGAGTTGTTGCAGTACCTTGGTAAGCATGGAGTCCTGACTTTGGTAGTCGTCGCCCAGCACGGCATGCTAGGCCAGACGATGGGAACGCCGGTGGATACCAGCTACCTCGCGGACTCCGTGATTCTATTTCGCTACTTTGAAGCCGGCGGAGCGATTCGACAAGCGATTTCGGTGGTCAAAAAACGGATGGGACAGCATGAGCGGACGATTCGCGAATTTAAGTTAAGCAGCCAGGGGATCGAGATCGGTACGCCGCTGTCTGAGTTCAGCGGCGTGCTAACCGGCGTGCCAAAATTCATCGGCGATCACGACTCCCTGATCAACCCGGAGCGAGAATCGTCTTAA
- a CDS encoding YqaE/Pmp3 family membrane protein, which produces MSTQVASQNTLLKVILAILLPPLAVFMHSGLSTQFWLNLVLTIVGFWIIGIIHALIVVL; this is translated from the coding sequence ATGTCTACCCAAGTCGCTTCCCAAAACACTCTGCTCAAAGTCATTCTGGCGATTTTGCTTCCGCCCCTGGCCGTCTTTATGCACTCCGGGCTGAGCACCCAATTTTGGCTAAATTTGGTCCTAACGATTGTCGGTTTTTGGATCATCGGTATCATCCACGCTTTAATCGTGGTGTTGTAG
- a CDS encoding phospholipase D-like domain-containing protein — protein MLYLYVYLSMLVGAISTLIAMTAMRRGETHNVGKFGWMLLILLTPPIGLVFFLWLGGRKISAEHQRRDLVRLPHCDPESRVDSTLAQIGVQLGLPPASRINKVELLISPEQIYRDLFELVGSATRRLFIHTFILVDDHLSKKLIDQLCQKADNGVDVRLMIDGFASATFPDEPLQRLRAAGAKTTRFKPLANLSRFAYLNFRNHRKIAVADGTRALLGGANLVEYEVTNEPDDDTWIDLSLRIEGTVAAQIEAVFLSDWMFTEGETQTERDASEDVEPSCDVDDQVAVQLIPVGPDGPPEILDDLWLTAISRASERVWIVTPYFVPPPVAQQMLMMAIRRGVDVRIIVPDVSDMKPADYARFDYFRELVDAGATLLRHPHRVVHAKGLLVDNEVAYVGSANFDFRSFFLNYELVVGIFSPDKIDEVAAWYEQLQQQCEAGIRGDTWRKRAMGTLFRMVAAEL, from the coding sequence ATGCTCTACCTGTACGTCTATTTGAGCATGTTGGTAGGAGCGATTAGCACCCTGATTGCGATGACAGCCATGCGGCGTGGAGAGACGCATAACGTGGGCAAGTTCGGCTGGATGCTGCTGATTTTGTTGACGCCTCCCATTGGCTTAGTTTTCTTCCTATGGCTAGGAGGCCGTAAGATCTCCGCCGAGCATCAGCGTCGCGATTTGGTGAGGCTGCCTCACTGCGATCCGGAATCGCGCGTCGACTCGACGCTTGCCCAGATCGGTGTTCAGTTGGGCTTGCCCCCTGCCAGTCGCATTAACAAAGTGGAGTTGCTGATCTCACCGGAGCAGATCTACCGGGATTTGTTTGAGCTAGTGGGTTCGGCGACACGGCGACTGTTCATTCACACGTTTATTCTGGTTGACGACCATCTAAGCAAGAAGTTGATCGACCAACTATGTCAAAAAGCCGACAACGGCGTAGACGTGCGACTGATGATCGATGGTTTTGCCTCCGCCACGTTCCCTGACGAACCCTTGCAGCGATTGCGTGCTGCCGGGGCAAAGACGACGCGATTCAAACCACTAGCAAACCTTTCACGATTCGCCTACTTAAATTTTCGCAACCACCGAAAAATCGCGGTCGCCGACGGAACGCGAGCGTTATTAGGAGGTGCGAATCTGGTCGAGTATGAGGTTACCAACGAGCCGGATGACGATACGTGGATCGACTTGAGTCTGCGAATCGAGGGCACCGTCGCAGCGCAGATCGAAGCGGTGTTTCTATCCGACTGGATGTTCACCGAGGGCGAGACGCAAACGGAGCGTGATGCATCGGAAGATGTGGAACCCAGCTGCGACGTCGATGACCAGGTTGCGGTACAGCTGATTCCTGTTGGCCCGGACGGTCCGCCAGAAATTCTCGACGACCTTTGGCTGACCGCCATCAGTCGGGCAAGTGAACGAGTCTGGATTGTCACGCCCTACTTTGTACCGCCACCGGTCGCGCAGCAAATGCTAATGATGGCCATTCGCCGCGGTGTCGATGTCCGCATAATCGTGCCGGACGTCTCCGACATGAAACCAGCGGACTACGCTCGCTTCGACTACTTCCGCGAACTGGTCGACGCGGGCGCCACGCTGCTTCGGCACCCGCACCGTGTCGTCCACGCCAAAGGATTACTTGTGGACAACGAAGTGGCGTACGTCGGATCAGCCAACTTCGATTTCCGTAGCTTTTTCCTGAATTACGAATTGGTCGTGGGGATCTTTTCGCCTGACAAAATCGACGAAGTCGCCGCCTGGTACGAACAACTGCAGCAACAGTGTGAGGCCGGAATCCGTGGCGACACTTGGCGGAAACGAGCGATGGGTACGCTGTTCCGCATGGTAGCAGCTGAACTGTGA
- a CDS encoding DUF4235 domain-containing protein has protein sequence MMEDLRNGYEDARSRVQGMTMGDPPDGENEGVGQIEGLIALGVATGAGLLARQMLQGGWRMALDREPPKNPSSHEVDWRDALLWGAVSGAVVGLVRIASRRGTSAAYNQWRR, from the coding sequence ATGATGGAAGACCTGAGAAACGGATACGAAGACGCACGATCCAGAGTGCAAGGCATGACGATGGGTGACCCGCCAGACGGAGAGAACGAAGGCGTCGGTCAGATCGAAGGCCTGATTGCGTTGGGCGTCGCCACCGGAGCGGGACTGCTCGCTCGACAGATGCTGCAGGGCGGATGGCGAATGGCGTTGGATCGTGAACCGCCCAAAAATCCCTCTTCGCATGAAGTCGATTGGCGAGATGCGCTGCTATGGGGAGCGGTCTCGGGAGCCGTGGTCGGTCTTGTCCGCATTGCCTCTCGCCGCGGCACATCGGCCGCCTACAATCAATGGCGGCGATAA
- a CDS encoding YheT family hydrolase produces MSEHSESTGAVAALDCLSPFVPHRWWRGGWLQTLSIKMLSKDLQIESWPGSTLIRIPDDRTPPDTLMGHYLPPKQPRGDRPTVLLFHGMGGHAKSGYMQSIAAKLLDHGYPVLLWNQRGAGSSRSECSHYHHPGYTDDIRRLLKHLRDKHPQYIEHGVNAAAFSLGANPMLRFLAEEGDACPISAAVSISAPLDMKITSKNLRNGWNRVFDRYLLRKQREELLRPQAKLSDDERQAVKRASSVWELDDQLTAKRFGYDGAEEYYQANSAIDVLDKIRTPTLFLHALDDPVVDNDVFEQRSWSDDGPLFAALVQSGGHTGFLDREGKRWHEQCTVEFFDSRLS; encoded by the coding sequence GTGAGCGAGCATTCAGAGTCTACCGGAGCCGTGGCGGCGCTCGACTGCTTGAGCCCCTTTGTGCCCCACCGATGGTGGCGGGGTGGTTGGTTGCAGACCTTGTCGATCAAAATGCTGTCCAAGGACTTGCAAATTGAATCGTGGCCCGGTTCGACGCTGATCCGCATTCCGGACGACCGCACCCCTCCCGATACGTTGATGGGACACTACCTGCCACCCAAACAGCCAAGGGGAGACAGGCCGACGGTGCTGCTGTTTCATGGCATGGGAGGCCACGCGAAAAGTGGCTACATGCAATCGATCGCGGCGAAACTCCTAGACCACGGCTATCCGGTGCTGCTGTGGAATCAACGCGGTGCCGGCTCGTCTCGCAGCGAGTGCTCGCATTATCACCATCCTGGTTACACCGACGACATCCGTCGCTTGCTCAAACATTTGCGTGACAAACATCCGCAATACATCGAACACGGCGTGAACGCCGCCGCGTTTTCCCTCGGCGCTAATCCGATGCTGCGTTTTCTCGCCGAAGAAGGCGATGCTTGTCCGATTTCGGCAGCCGTCAGTATTTCGGCGCCCTTGGATATGAAAATCACCTCTAAAAACCTCCGCAATGGCTGGAACCGCGTCTTCGACAGATACCTGTTGCGAAAACAACGCGAGGAACTACTGCGACCGCAAGCCAAACTGTCCGACGATGAACGGCAAGCGGTCAAACGGGCCAGTAGCGTGTGGGAGCTGGACGATCAATTGACCGCCAAGCGATTTGGATATGACGGCGCGGAAGAATATTATCAGGCCAATTCAGCGATCGACGTATTGGACAAGATACGCACGCCAACCTTGTTCCTGCACGCGCTGGATGATCCGGTCGTCGACAACGATGTATTCGAACAGCGATCCTGGAGCGACGATGGTCCATTGTTCGCCGCTCTAGTGCAATCCGGCGGACACACCGGTTTCCTGGATCGCGAAGGCAAACGGTGGCATGAACAATGCACGGTCGAATTCTTTGATAGTCGCCTATCCTAA
- a CDS encoding endonuclease III domain-containing protein: MANQKDTPNPPSLSPREIERFYTILSQTMPGRSQAAKGPKGQPNPFRTCLSCILSAQSLDRNTALATKALFKLARTPRTMLQLDVAEIATAIKPCGLYNVKAKNIHKFCAVLIDEFNGVVPQSRDQLMRLPGIGRKCADIVLQFAFGIDTIAVDTHVFRVCNRTGLAYGKTADRTADLLQQRTPSWAVPQAHFWLIQFGKTVCLSRSPRCPVCAVNGICQTYKQQVLG, from the coding sequence ATGGCCAACCAGAAAGACACGCCGAATCCGCCATCGCTTTCCCCCCGGGAAATCGAACGGTTTTATACGATTCTTTCTCAAACCATGCCCGGCCGCAGTCAGGCCGCAAAGGGCCCCAAGGGACAACCCAATCCGTTTCGCACCTGTCTGTCCTGCATCTTGTCCGCGCAGTCGTTGGATCGCAACACGGCGCTGGCTACCAAAGCGCTCTTCAAGTTGGCACGGACGCCTAGGACCATGTTGCAGCTGGATGTGGCGGAAATTGCCACGGCGATCAAGCCCTGTGGGCTCTATAACGTCAAGGCGAAAAACATCCACAAGTTCTGTGCGGTCCTGATCGACGAGTTTAACGGTGTCGTCCCGCAATCGCGTGACCAGCTGATGCGGCTTCCGGGCATCGGTCGGAAGTGTGCGGACATCGTTTTACAGTTCGCGTTTGGTATCGACACCATTGCGGTGGATACCCATGTTTTCCGCGTCTGCAATCGCACGGGGCTGGCTTACGGGAAGACAGCGGATAGGACTGCCGACTTGTTGCAGCAGCGGACTCCTTCGTGGGCTGTACCTCAAGCTCATTTTTGGTTGATTCAGTTTGGCAAGACCGTCTGCTTGTCACGCTCACCTCGCTGCCCAGTCTGTGCGGTCAACGGAATCTGCCAAACCTACAAACAGCAGGTGTTAGGATAG
- a CDS encoding catalase, translating to MSNDTPAAKNDLTKDGGDLHQTAAANDQPMTTNQGVVVSDDQNTLTAGPRGPQLLEDFVMREKITHFDHERIPERVVHARGYAAHGYFQTYQSHAKLTQAAFLQDPSEKTPVFCRFSTVAGRAGSFDTARDVRGFSVKFYTSAGNYDLVGNNIPVFFIQDAIKFPDLIHSVKPAPDRDFPQAQSAHDTFWDFVSLNTESMHMLMWIMSDRAIPRSFRMMEGFGVHTFRMINQQGESTFVKFHWRPKLGTFSLIWDEAVKISGADPDFHRRDLWNAIEAGDYPEWELSVQTFTEQQAEEFDFDVLDPTKILPEEIVPLTPLGKMVLNRNVDNFFAETEQVAFCPSHVVPGIDFSNDPLLQGRLFSYLDTQLSRLGSPNFHQIPVNQPKCPFANFQRDGHMQTQIPTGRVANEPNSLDDGSPRECPHSGFETYPAKEQGQKLRIRPESFADHYTQARLFWKSLTEPEKRHTVGGFSFELGKCNEVKIRKRMLGHLDNIDADLGQRVAEVLGMEGQADSIEPVVKPRDPEPSKALSQYSVAPKSLAGKKIGLLTTEGLDADLYDALRKAADEEQAMLEVIAPKAGEFETSDGKSIKPEHFLDGAPSFLFDCVVIAPAQKHADALAEQAAAVDWLRNAFSHLKVIGYNEAAKPIFQAASVAADADEGVVDLAGGDVGEFVEAAKQYRIWEREAKVRP from the coding sequence ATGTCCAATGACACTCCCGCCGCTAAAAACGATCTCACCAAAGACGGCGGCGACCTGCACCAAACCGCTGCCGCCAACGATCAACCGATGACCACGAATCAGGGCGTTGTCGTTTCGGATGACCAGAACACATTAACTGCCGGACCGCGTGGGCCGCAGTTGCTGGAAGACTTCGTGATGCGTGAGAAGATTACGCATTTCGACCACGAACGCATCCCCGAACGAGTCGTCCATGCTCGTGGCTATGCGGCTCACGGCTATTTCCAAACTTATCAATCGCATGCCAAGTTGACGCAAGCGGCGTTCCTACAAGATCCCTCGGAAAAGACGCCGGTGTTCTGTCGTTTTTCCACCGTTGCCGGCCGCGCCGGGTCGTTTGATACCGCTCGCGACGTACGCGGGTTCTCGGTCAAGTTTTACACCAGCGCCGGCAACTACGATTTGGTCGGTAACAACATCCCGGTGTTCTTTATTCAGGACGCGATCAAATTCCCCGATCTGATCCACAGTGTGAAACCGGCTCCCGACCGTGACTTTCCCCAAGCTCAATCGGCGCACGACACGTTTTGGGATTTCGTGTCGCTGAATACCGAAAGCATGCACATGTTGATGTGGATCATGTCCGACCGCGCCATTCCGCGATCGTTTCGGATGATGGAAGGATTTGGCGTCCACACCTTTCGAATGATTAACCAGCAGGGGGAATCCACGTTCGTCAAATTTCACTGGCGTCCCAAGCTGGGCACGTTTTCACTGATTTGGGACGAAGCTGTGAAGATCTCCGGCGCCGATCCCGACTTCCATCGACGCGATCTGTGGAATGCAATCGAAGCCGGCGACTATCCCGAATGGGAACTATCGGTGCAAACATTTACCGAGCAGCAGGCGGAAGAGTTTGATTTTGATGTGCTTGACCCCACCAAAATCCTCCCCGAAGAGATCGTCCCGCTGACGCCACTTGGCAAGATGGTGCTGAATCGCAATGTCGACAACTTTTTTGCGGAAACCGAGCAGGTGGCCTTCTGCCCCTCGCATGTGGTTCCCGGAATCGACTTTTCCAATGACCCCTTGCTGCAAGGACGGTTGTTCTCCTACCTCGACACCCAGCTGTCACGCTTGGGCAGTCCCAATTTCCACCAGATCCCGGTCAACCAGCCCAAATGCCCGTTCGCAAACTTTCAACGCGACGGCCATATGCAAACGCAGATTCCGACCGGTCGAGTGGCCAACGAACCGAACTCGCTGGATGACGGCAGCCCGCGGGAATGCCCGCACAGCGGCTTCGAAACCTATCCTGCCAAGGAGCAGGGACAGAAACTGCGGATTCGGCCGGAAAGTTTCGCCGACCATTACACGCAAGCTCGTTTGTTCTGGAAATCGCTGACAGAGCCCGAGAAGCGTCACACGGTGGGTGGCTTCTCGTTTGAACTGGGAAAATGCAACGAGGTCAAAATTCGCAAACGGATGTTGGGACATCTAGACAACATTGATGCCGACCTCGGCCAACGGGTGGCGGAGGTCTTGGGCATGGAAGGACAAGCTGATTCGATTGAACCGGTGGTCAAACCCCGCGACCCGGAACCCTCCAAAGCTTTGTCGCAGTACAGCGTGGCTCCCAAGTCTTTGGCCGGCAAGAAGATCGGCTTGCTAACCACCGAAGGGCTGGATGCTGATTTGTACGATGCGCTGCGCAAGGCAGCCGACGAGGAACAGGCGATGCTGGAGGTGATCGCTCCCAAAGCAGGCGAGTTCGAAACCAGCGATGGGAAATCGATAAAGCCCGAGCATTTTCTTGATGGAGCCCCTTCATTCCTATTCGATTGCGTGGTGATCGCACCGGCACAGAAACACGCTGACGCTCTGGCTGAGCAAGCGGCCGCGGTCGACTGGTTGCGCAATGCCTTTAGTCACCTGAAGGTGATTGGCTACAATGAAGCTGCAAAGCCGATCTTCCAAGCCGCTTCGGTGGCTGCGGATGCCGATGAGGGCGTGGTTGATTTGGCCGGCGGCGACGTTGGTGAATTTGTCGAAGCCGCCAAGCAATATCGCATCTGGGAACGCGAAGCCAAAGTTCGCCCCTAG